The sequence ACGGGATGACCGGCGCACCCGTCATCAGCGTCAGCCGCGCGATGCCGGTACGACCCCGGTAGAGGCGGCCGTCGGGGGAGCGGGTGCCCTCGGGGTAGATCGCGAAGGCCTGCCCCTCCTCCAGCACCCGGCGGCCCGTCATCAGCGCCGCGACCCCGCCCCGGCCGCCGTCCCGGTCCACCGGGATCATGCCGCAGCCGGTGAAGAACCAGGCCATCAGGCGGCCCTTGAAGCCCTTGCCGGTGACGTACTCGTCCTTGCCGATGTAGAACACCGGCCGGTCGACACAGACCGGCATGACCATCGAGTCGATGAAGGTCAGGTGGTTGCCCGCGAGGATCACCGGCCCGGTCCCCGGAATGTTCTCGGCGCCCTCCACCTGGGGGCGGAACATCAGGCGCAGAATCGGTCCGAGCACTGCCTTGATGACCGTGAGACGGGACAACGGTTCCTCCGGTGTCGTGGCCGGGCCGGCCGCGAGGGAACGGGTCCAACGGGCGGTGGCCGGTGCCGACGGATGATGGTCGGTGCAGGTGAGGACGATACTCGCGGGTATGCGCTGATCGCACATCGGGTTCACGGAGCGGATACACGGTGTTGACCCGTGTTTCCGCCACGTTGGCCGAAGGTCCGTCCTCCCGTACGTCTCCCAGCCTACGATCGGGCCTCGTTCGACCGGTCCCGGACATCACCGAGCGAGGAGCATTCATGTCGGAGCGTGCACGGAAGACCCCCGGCCGGCGGACCCTTCTGGGCGCCGCGGTCCTCGGCACCGCGGCCCTCGGCCTGCCCGCCGCCGCCCAGGCCGCCGAGCGGGGCCGCGGCCACGGCCACGGATCGCTGCGCGATCTGCCCGTGCCGACGGTGATCGGCCACCGCGGGGCCAGCGGCTACCGCCCCGAGCACACCCTCGGCTCCTACCAGCTGGCCCTCGACCTGGGCGCGCACATCATCGAGCAGGACCTCG is a genomic window of Streptomyces sp. YPW6 containing:
- a CDS encoding 1-acyl-sn-glycerol-3-phosphate acyltransferase, translating into MSRLTVIKAVLGPILRLMFRPQVEGAENIPGTGPVILAGNHLTFIDSMVMPVCVDRPVFYIGKDEYVTGKGFKGRLMAWFFTGCGMIPVDRDGGRGGVAALMTGRRVLEEGQAFAIYPEGTRSPDGRLYRGRTGIARLTLMTGAPVIPFAVIGTDKLQPGGAGLPRPGKVTVRFGEPMEFSRYEGMDRDRYVLRAVTDSVMAEVMRLSGQEYVDMYATKAKAA